One Aedes aegypti strain LVP_AGWG unplaced genomic scaffold, AaegL5.0 Primary Assembly AGWG_AaegL5_hic_scaff_641_PBJ_arrow, whole genome shotgun sequence genomic window, AAGATGAATTGCTGGCGGCCATCGGAATTACCAACGGGGACACGCTAATAGTGGACGAGAAGCAACTGAGCGAGGAGGAACGGCGCCAACAGGCTGCCCAAAAGCGCGTGGAGGAAGACGAGAAGCTGGCCAAGGAGTTGGCCGCCCAGAGCGAAGGCAACGGTGGGATCTTGCTCAAGCAGGTGGTGCCCAGCGACAATTCGTGCCTGTTCACTAGCATCGGTAAGGAAAAGGGAACGGCACTGAAGGCAGGACTGGTAGCGAGTGAATGACTTAAcaataggaacttta contains:
- the LOC110681270 gene encoding ubiquitin thioesterase OTU1-like, which produces MAGFSLKLKTKTGQQHIVSNLDQNTTVRNLKDKISELTKIPAEVLHVVLGFPPFKPLDLTREDELLAAIGITNGDTLIVDEKQLSEEERRQQAAQKRVEEDEKLAKELAAQSEGNGGILLKQVVPSDNSCLFTSIGKEKGTALKAGLVASE